Proteins encoded within one genomic window of Anastrepha ludens isolate Willacy chromosome 4, idAnaLude1.1, whole genome shotgun sequence:
- the LOC128861397 gene encoding citron Rho-interacting kinase, protein MAPQREPISVRVTRLNNLILSKSGASAGGSIGAIQRKSVAAAGRRSAYGAATVSPAVAEAVTREGLLDAFFLLYNECNKDALKKRDRQIAEFVNKYRAIVEQTQQLRANIEDFSVKTMIGKGYFGNVHLVIEKQTNDVYAMKKIKKSVVTTSQVKEERDIMARRCSEWVTNLQYAFQDNDNLYLIMEFLSGGDLLSLMSRHGPFEEELARFYLAELTMAIHSLHGMGYVHRDIKPENILIDRFGHIKLADFGNAAALDRDGHVFSLSPVGTPDYIAPELLQTISTYKLTKSMHDVSCDFWSMGIIGYEFIFEITPFHEDNVHETYSKILSHCEDSHLKEIISFPGDQKVSENYKNLISSLVTNPTNRLSYEKIRQHNFFDSIKWETLRSQMPPIIPVVNSDDDTSNFDDAIHNKRRTNTYAKKSLTANVHSNEFCGKDLPFIGYSFVHMGKQSVDAEGVADDARFSRLNAKIKDLQTHLKERAEENIKIKQQLLRAEQTATQSDTQSKILQDAKEEINKMKNIIKEKTIELAACKTQIKTLQSSVKVEQEMWEKKEATITELLRVNRQKYEEAKIASEHRYEKQVAEKKHQLANIVRKLEARETELNAKTDECKHLQEKMENYKEMLRQFKDEAIADKEVFEKNKMHLSETYEQKLAELRSKLRHEKDSRSRLTMELREVRNELDDSVTSSKSTQEAKLATEKNNDEILKRLNRELETNNILHTQNSQLEQQLEFAQKTLHEQQHEISRLERELNVLECSKNLAQSELAVQQSTPYETAPGSLTELNVIEEQLRADLETAKENENTQKVRADKLQAIVEKLEEMLEKFNEQALSRSPMKGDACGSENGSRPRLRDIPSSVGDMLEKQNEKLEDRLVAVREQMIVERQAARTANLSLWKVEKKLEEAITEKKMTQRRMELTEEKIKKVQAEKDDALLRCKTAQSEIKQREQRINELRDEISSMKRDVMKEHRMWEKAEQERMQCKSEILEHLSNTQKLEERVTELRQKLDQAQQKNDVILLENKRLQRELNEERDRSNTASDASSQAQIELQNLQDNYERLKYACTITDNQLTEVESMLESEQKRNKVYQEKLDNVNVTLRKKEDTIAQLRKELSDEQNQKSASESRVRALSAEIKEISGNLVETQKKLISHQQQLTEQTNHLFQSQERVEVLANEAFNLQAINENHERELALLKEENARILSELFHAKENGERLQQELRNSLENVNELQAEIEELQEIMAEKEAFYVQRDIKSEATLSQHKKLIDYLQLKVEDLSQKKKLTLTEKIFGNSTHSNAGKKENISPAAVEASILYRTLQEELRREKQRCKTLQEQIDKMNGISQLNSSSSVRMRSPLKFLPKSVVNEQQHSGTKQAGTLAKSPCKQTQKNIAECSVNAQPTSKKVDQPHHRFELALQETNNTNMCVACERLLLAGTPYWKCKECKMAAHRKCRDDVQTSCGDQPNSASLPQPNSAGSSDLDSLSKYSYEGKVDEIDNATDAASDATDNDYSGALIFSVEQQNAPNLEPLEVNCAYEIEDQKIILLGCNTGLFALHVQQPQRLIHIAGIDSVSCIAVSLPLAKAVLVGARDESLFQCDFRQLMSRSQSSSSKVNSTLEVSVLDLPSYNRTTNEKWQLVKISNEAENALDSVAIAATSTRIVIMRYDLKLQKFAPVRALDTATPVSSILFTRLTAIVSSDKFFEIDLQTYAAEEFVDMSDHSLSHMRNCQPVVAIRVSRQEFLLCFMECGIFVDEYGCRSRPYDLNWEQTPTGFMYRAPFLYTSHFQSVQVLRLHRSYTQELVRSDGSKDMDADVDDSCPGLKRIYLSYYMPTLLAESGKLNAYMLAIQRDTGLQQIYHLNALQAFKQKLNESVETISSIATSITAGSFATTNADSID, encoded by the exons ATGGCACCACAGCGTGAACCTATCAGTGTGCGTGTAACGCGTTTGAACAATTTAATTCTCAGCAAAAGTGGCGCCTCGGCTGGTGGTTCTATTGGCGCCATACAAAGAAAATCGGTAGCAGCGGCAGGGCGTCGGAGCGCATATGGAGCTGCTACGGTTAGCCCTGCCGTAGCAGAGGCTGTGACCCGCGAAGGGCTTTTGGATGCGTTCTTCTTATTGTACAACGAATGCAACAAAGATGCGTTAAAGAAACGTGATCGCCAAATAGCAGAATTTGTGAACAAGT ATCGCGCAATAGTGGAGCAGACGCAGCAGTTACGTGCGAATATAGAAGACTTCAGTGTAAAGACGATGATAGGCAAAGGGTATTTTGGCAATGTGCATTTAGTAATTGAAAAACAGACGAATGATGTCTAcgcaatgaagaaaataaaaaaatcagtagTCACAACATCCCAAGTGAAGGAGGAGAGGGACATAATGGCACGTCGTTGTTCGGAGTGGGTAACAAATCTTCAATACGCATTTCAA GATAACgacaatttgtatttaataatgGAATTTCTTTCTGGTGGAGATCTACTAAGTTTAATGTCTCGGCATGGACCTTTTGAAGAAGAACTTGCCCGATTTTACCTAGCAGAATTAACCATGGCTATTCATTCCTTGCATGGAATGGGTTATGTACATCGCGACATCAAACCGGAAAATATATTGATTGATCGCTTCGGACATATCAAACTGGCCGACTTTGGCAACGCAGCTGCACTGGATCGTGATGGTCACGTGTTTAGTCTGTCACCAGTTGGAACGCCTGATTACATTGCCCCTGAGTTGTTGCAAACAATATCCACATACAAATTAACAAAGTCAATGCATGAT GTTAGTTGTGACTTTTGGTCAATGGGAATCATAGGTTACGAGTTCATTTTTGAAATAACGCCATTTCATGAAGATAACGTGCATGAgacttattcaaaaattttaagccaTTGTGAAGATAGTCATTTAAAAGAGATAATATCCTTTCCTGGAGATCAAAAAGTATcagaaaactacaaaaacctAATTAGTTCATTGGTCACTAACCCAACAAATCGTTTGTCATATGAGAAAATACGTCAACATAATTTCTTTGATAGCATCAAATGGGAAACGCTTCGATCACAAATGCCACCTATCATTCCAGTTGTGAATAGTGATGATGATACATCCAATTTTGACGATGCTATCCATAACAAGAGACGCACCAACACATACGCTAAAAAATCGCTCACCGCAAATGTGCACTCTAATGAATTTTGTGGTAAAGATCTTCCCTTCATAGGTTACAGTTTCGTACACATGGGAAAGCAAAGTGTCGATGCAGAAGGTGTGGCTGATGATGCCCGTTTTAGCCGTTTGAATGCCAAAATTAAAGACTTGCAAACACACCTAAAGGAACGGgcggaagaaaatattaaaatcaaacaACAGCTTTTGCGTGCTGAGCAAACAGCCACACAATCTGACACGCAGTCGAAAATATTGCAAGATGCAAAGgaagaaattaacaaaatgaAGAACATCATCAAGGAAAAAACCATCGAATTGGCTGCTtgtaaaactcaaataaaaacacTACAGAGTTCGGTGAAGGTGGAGCAAGAAATGTGGGAAAAGAAAGAAGCAACAATAACAGAATTGTTACGTGTGAATCGCCAAAAGTACGAAGAAGCTAAGATTGCTTCAGAACACCGTTATGAGAAGCAAGTTGCAGAGAAAAAGCACCAGTTGGCTAACATTGTACGAAAGTTGGAGGCGAGGGAGACTGAATTGAACGCTAAAACGGATGAATGCAAGcatttacaagaaaaaatggaaaactatAAAGAGATGTTACGACAATTCAAAGATGAAGCAATTGCTGATAAAGAAGTATTTGAGAAGAATAAAATGCATTTGAGCGAAACATACGAACAGAAACTGGCAGAGTTACGTTCGAAATTGAGGCACGAAAAAGATTCGCGGTCCCGTCTTACAATGGAATTGCGTGAGGTGCGCAATGAGCTAGACGACTCAGTAACTTCATCTAAGTCAACGCAGGAGGCAAAATTGGCGACAGAAAAGAACAACGACGAGATATTAAAACGTTTGAATCGTGAACTGGAAACGAACAACATACTGCATACACAGAATTCTCAATTAGAGCAGCAGCTGGAATTCGCGCAGAAAACATTACATGAACAACAGCATGAGATTAGTCGCCTCGAGCGCGAGTTAAAT GTATTAGAGTGTAGCAAGAATTTAGCTCAGTCGGAGCTTGCAGTCCAGCAATCTACACCTTATGAGACTGCTCCAGGCTCATTGACCGAATTAAATGTAATCGAAGAGCAGTTGCGCGCGGATTTGGAAACTGCTAAAGAAAATGAGAATACACAAAAAGTTCGCGCCGACAAACTACAAGCGATAGTGGAGAAATTGGAGGAAATGCTGGAGAAATTCAATGAACAAGCGCTGTCCCGCTCGCCGATGAAAGGTGATGCGTGTGGCAGTGAAAATGGCTCACGGCCAAGACTCCGTGATATTCCAAGTAGCGTCGGTGATATGCTGGAAAAACAAAACGAGAAATTAGAAGATCGACTCGTCGCCGTTCGTGAACAAATGATTGTTGAGCGACAAGCGGCACGGACCGCCAATCTCTCGCTATGGAaagttgagaaaaaattggaagaagCTATTACTGAAAAGAAAATGACACAACGACGCATGGAATTGACTGAGGAGAAAATTAAGAAAGTGCAGGCAGAAAAAGACGATGCATTACTACGATGCAAAACAGCACagagtgaaataaaacaacgcgaACAGCGTATAAACGAGTTGCGCGATGAAATAAGTTCCATGAAGCGCGACGTTATGAAAGAGCATCGCATGTGGGAGAAAGCGGAACAGGAACGTATGCAGTGCAAATCGGAG ATACTCGAACATCTATCCAACACCCAAAAATTAGAAGAACGCGTCACTGAATTGCGCCAAAAGCTTGATCAAGCCCAGCAGAAGAACGATGTTATCTTGCTAGAGAATAAACGATTGCAACGCGAACTCAATGAAGAGCGCGACAGGAGTAATACGGCGAGTGATGCATCATCCCAAGCACAAATTGAATTGCAAAACCTACAAGACAATTATGAACGTCTCAAGTACGCCTGTACTATTACAGATAACCAACTCACTGAGGTAGAGAGTATGTTAGAGAGTGAGCAAAAGCGTAATAAGGTATACCAAGAGAAGCTTGATAATGTAAATGTTACATTGCGTAAAAAGGAGGATACCATAGCGCAGCTACGCAAGGAATTGTCCGATGAGCAAAATCAGAAGAGTGCTTCTGAGTCACGTGTGCGAGCACTTAGTgctgaaattaaagaaatttcggGCAATTTGGTCGAGACGCAGAAAAAGTTAATATCTCATCAGCAGCAATTGACGGAACAAACTAACCATTTGTTCCAATCCCAAGAGCGTGTCGAAGTGCTAGCTAATGAGGCATTCAATTTGCAAGCGATCAATGAGAATCACGAACGGGAGCTGGCACtgttaaaagaagaaaatgcgcgcatactttcagagctgttTCATGCCAAAGAAAACGGTGAACGCTTGCAGCAGGAGCTTAGAAACTCGCTAGAAAATGTGAATGAACTACAAGCAGAAATCGAGGAGCTGCAAGAAATAATGGCGGAGAAGGAAGCCTTTTATGTGCAGCGTGACATAAAATCCGAAGCAACTTTGTCGCAGCACAAGAAGTTAATTGATTATCTACAGTTGAAGGTGGAAGATTTATCACAAAAAAAGAAGCTAActttaacagaaaaaatatttgggaatagCACTCATAGCAATGCagggaagaaagaaaatatatctCCCGCTGCAGTTGAGGCATCGATATTATACCGCACTTTGCAGGAAGAATTACGTCGGGAGAAGCAGCGTTGCAAAACACTTCAGGAACAAATTGACAAAATGAATG GTATAAGCCAGCTCAACTCTAGCTCCTCAGTCAGAATGAGATCACCACTGAAATTCTTGCCAAAAAGTGTGGTCAACGAACAACAACATAGCGGTACAAAACAAGCAGGAACGTTGGCGAAATCGCCATGTAAACAAACTCAAAAAAACATCGCCGAATGTTCTGTGAATGCGCAGCCAACTTCCAAAAAAGTAGACCAACCCCATCACCGTTTCGAACTAGCGCTGCAGGAGACCAACAATACTAATATGTGTGTCGCATGTGAGCGACTGTTATTAGCCGGCACGCCGTATTGGAAATGCAAAGAGTGCAAAATGGCAGCACATCGTAAATGTCGTGACGATGTGCAAACTTCATGTGGAGATCAACCCAATAGTGCCTCATTACCTCAGCCAAATTCCGCAGGCTCTAGTGATTTAGATTCGCTCTCAAAATACTCTTATGAGGGCAAAGTAGATGAAATTGACAATGCTACGGATGCTGCTTCCGATGCAACTGATAACGATTACTCTGGTGCTTTAATATTCAGTGTAGAACAACAGAATGCGCCCAATTTGGAACCACTAGAAGTAAATTGTGCCTATGAGATTGAAGATCAAAAAATCATACTTTTAGGTTGCAATACTGGTCTGTTCGCACTGCACGTTCAACAGCCGCAGCGACTCATACACATCGCAGGCATTGATTCGGTTAGCTGCATTGCCGTTTCATTGCCGCTTGCAAAAGCTGTATTGGTAGGAGCTCGTGACGAATCGTTGTTTCAATGTGATTTCCGGCAGTTAATGTCACGTAGTCAATCTTCTTCGTCAAAGGTGAATAGCACCTTGGAGGTGTCTGTGCTAGATTTGCCGTCTTATAATCGTACCACCAACGAGAAGTGGCAACTTGTAAAAATTTCCAATGAAGCTGAGAATGCGCTGGACTCTGTAGCTATAGCTGCAACATCAACCCGCATTGTAATCATGCGTTATGATTTGAAGCTGCAGAAATTCGCGCCAGTGCGTGCATTAGATACAGCTACACCCGTTTCATCCATACTTTTCACACGCCTTACAGCCATTGTTAGTTcggacaaattttttgaaatcgaCTTGCAAACGTATGCTGCTGAAGAATTTGTAGATATGTCTGATCATTCGCTGTCTCACATGCGCAACTGTCAGCCGGTTGTTGCGATTCGTGTGTCGCGTCAAgagtttttgctttgctttatgGAGTGTGGTATTTTTGTAGATGAATACGGTTGCCGATCTCGACCATATGATTTGAATTGGGAGCAAACGCCTACTGGTTTCATGTACCGCGCACCCTTCCTCTACACCTCACATTTTCAATCGGTACAGGTGTTGCGCTTGCATCGCTCTTATACACAAGAATTGGTCAGATCAGATGGCAGTAAGGATATGGATGCGGATGTCGACGATAGTTGCCCAGGCTTGAAGCGCATTTATTTGTCTTACTATATGCCTACATTATTAGCAGAGAGCGGGAAATTAAATGCTTACATGCTCGCCATTCAACGAGACACTGGATTGCAACAGATATATCACTTGAATGCACTTCAGGCattcaaacaaaaactaaatgaatcAGTGGAGACGATTTCATCGATAGCAACATCAATTACCGCTGGTTCTTTTGCCACCACTAATGCTGATAGCATCGATTAA
- the LOC128861399 gene encoding protein LSM14 homolog B isoform X1, with protein sequence MSGGMPELGSKISLISKADIRYEGRLYTVDPQECTIALSNVRSFGTEDRETQFQIAPQSQIYDYILFRGSDIKDIRVVNNNLPHPNDPAIMQVQLQNGQHMMPHFPMPNLNPPHAPPMSAVGGYGNPFGMGGLGIGGAGGGAPSLAPGAPAPYVLGGGNQQQQPPQPAPQPQQQQQPQQSKQQQQKQPNVLAGASRSTTPMSHVSQKSSSPDMLAKVDRERQRQNQHSNSGLAAGRDAGQKRQNHQQRGGSNNQRNNNNNDFFQQPRDRRDSGRHADGAYNNQHHEVRAGNNYSNQRNNHQRSGGGGGGGGQNHAWTMHRGNPNNGNNMMRNRGGGRGRMQNQGYRPMGGLGMNQNKPRNPKNTIKFLQDFDFEQANVKFEELRSQLSKLKVGEEPKTEQMNGETEKKDDSGNETGAGEHEPEEEEITVGYDKTKSFFDNISCEAAQDRSKNKKIDWRQERKLNSETFGVSSTRRGGYRGRGSYYNRNMGSYGDRFNRNHRGGGNYRYRSRNPNAASNSGNGGTSNSNTGNSGASNNTNNGANTAEALKNQVQQPQPSAMVSGSTPNATKSATVENSNTPQPIAAGGSGQ encoded by the exons ATGAGTGGCGGAATGCCCGAGTTGGGCTCCAAGATCAGCTTGATCTCGAAGGCTGATATCAGGTACGAGGGTCGCCTATACACCGTAGATCCACAGGAGTGCACTATTGCATTGTCGAACG TTCGCTCCTTTGGCACCGAGGATCGAGAAACGCAGTTTCAAATTGCTCCCCAGAGCCAAATCTATGATTACATTCTTTTTCGTGGTTCTGATATTAAAGACATCCGGGTAGTGAATAACAATCTTCCTCATCCTAATGATCCGGCTATAATGCAAGTGCAACTACAAAATGGTCAACATATGATGCCACATTTTCCTATGCCTAACTTGAACCCTCCTCATGCACCGCCAATGAGTGCAGTTGGCGGATATGGGAATCCGTTTGGCATGGGCGGATTAGGCATTGGTGGAGCAGGGGGTGGTGCCCCATCTCTGGCTCCAGGTGCACCGGCACCATATGTCTTGGGTGGTGGGAATCAGCAGCAACAACCGCCGCAACCAGCACCGcagccacaacaacagcaacagccgcAACAATcgaaacaacagcagcaaaaacaacCAA ACGTACTTGCTGGTGCATCGCGCTCTACGACGCCAATGAGCCATGTTTCACAGAAGAGCTCTTCGCCCGATATGCTCGCTAAGGTGGACCGAGAAAGGCAGCGTCAAAACCAACACTCGAATAGTGGACTTGCTGCTGGACGTGATGCTGGTCAAAAGAGACAAAATCACCAACAACGAGGTGGCAGCAATAATCaacgcaacaataacaacaatgacTTTTTCCAACAGCCACGTGATCGACGTGATTCTGGACGCCACGCAGATGGTGCCTACAACAATCAACATCATGAAGTTCGTGCTGGCAACAATTACAGCAACCAACGTAACAACCATCAACGCAGCGGCGGTGGCGGTGGGGGCGGAGGCCAAAATCATGCTTGGACCATGCATCGCGGCAATCCTAATAATGGTAACAACATGATGCGCAACCGGGGCGGTGGACGTGGTCGTATGCAAAATCAA GGCTATCGACCAATGGGCGGTCTTGGTATGAATCAAAATAAGCCACGGAATCCGAAGAACACAATTAAATTCTTGCAAGATTTTGACTTTGAGCAAGCCAATGTTAAATTCGAGGAACTTCGTTCACAACTGTCCAAACTTAAGGTGGGCGAAGAACCCAAAACCGAGCAG atgAATGGCGAAACAGAAAAGAAGGACGATTCTGGTAATGAGACTGGTGCTGGAGAACATGAACCGGAGGAGGAGGAAATCACTGTGGGATATGATAAGACAAAGTCCTTCTTTGATAATATATCCTGCGAAGCAGCACAGGATCGTAGCAAGAACAAGAAAATTGACTGGCGTCAGGAACGCAAGTTGAATAGCGAAACATTTGGGGTCTCATCTACAAGACGTGGCGG TTACCGTGGCCGTGGCAGCTATTACAATCGTAACATGGGCTCTTATGGTGATAGATTCAATCGGAATCATCGTGGAGGAGGCAATTATCGTTACCGTTCCAGAAACCCAAATGCTGCCTCAAATAGTGGCAATGGCGGCACTTCTAATTCTAACACTGGAAACTCCGGTGCATCTAATAACACTAACAACGGTGCCAATACGGCCGAAGCACTGAAGAATCAGGTGCAACAACCGCAGCCATCAGCCATGGTGTCTGGTTCAACGCCAAATGCCACGAAATCGGCAACTGTGGAAAATAGCAACACACCTCAGCCAATCGCAGCTGGAGGATCTG gCCAATAA
- the LOC128861399 gene encoding protein LSM14 homolog B isoform X2, whose amino-acid sequence MSGGMPELGSKISLISKADIRYEGRLYTVDPQECTIALSNVRSFGTEDRETQFQIAPQSQIYDYILFRGSDIKDIRVVNNNLPHPNDPAIMQVQLQNGQHMMPHFPMPNLNPPHAPPMSAVGGYGNPFGMGGLGIGGAGGGAPSLAPGAPAPYVLGGGNQQQQPPQPAPQPQQQQQPQQSKQQQQKQPNVLAGASRSTTPMSHVSQKSSSPDMLAKVDRERQRQNQHSNSGLAAGRDAGQKRQNHQQRGGSNNQRNNNNNDFFQQPRDRRDSGRHADGAYNNQHHEVRAGNNYSNQRNNHQRSGGGGGGGGQNHAWTMHRGNPNNGNNMMRNRGGGRGRMQNQGYRPMGGLGMNQNKPRNPKNTIKFLQDFDFEQANVKFEELRSQLSKLKVGEEPKTEQMNGETEKKDDSGNETGAGEHEPEEEEITVGYDKTKSFFDNISCEAAQDRSKNKKIDWRQERKLNSETFGVSSTRRGGYRGRGSYYNRNMGSYGDRFNRNHRGGGNYRYRSRNPNAASNSGNGGTSNSNTGNSGASNNTNNGANTAEALKNQVQQPQPSAMVSGSTPNATKSATVENSNTPQPIAAGGSGK is encoded by the exons ATGAGTGGCGGAATGCCCGAGTTGGGCTCCAAGATCAGCTTGATCTCGAAGGCTGATATCAGGTACGAGGGTCGCCTATACACCGTAGATCCACAGGAGTGCACTATTGCATTGTCGAACG TTCGCTCCTTTGGCACCGAGGATCGAGAAACGCAGTTTCAAATTGCTCCCCAGAGCCAAATCTATGATTACATTCTTTTTCGTGGTTCTGATATTAAAGACATCCGGGTAGTGAATAACAATCTTCCTCATCCTAATGATCCGGCTATAATGCAAGTGCAACTACAAAATGGTCAACATATGATGCCACATTTTCCTATGCCTAACTTGAACCCTCCTCATGCACCGCCAATGAGTGCAGTTGGCGGATATGGGAATCCGTTTGGCATGGGCGGATTAGGCATTGGTGGAGCAGGGGGTGGTGCCCCATCTCTGGCTCCAGGTGCACCGGCACCATATGTCTTGGGTGGTGGGAATCAGCAGCAACAACCGCCGCAACCAGCACCGcagccacaacaacagcaacagccgcAACAATcgaaacaacagcagcaaaaacaacCAA ACGTACTTGCTGGTGCATCGCGCTCTACGACGCCAATGAGCCATGTTTCACAGAAGAGCTCTTCGCCCGATATGCTCGCTAAGGTGGACCGAGAAAGGCAGCGTCAAAACCAACACTCGAATAGTGGACTTGCTGCTGGACGTGATGCTGGTCAAAAGAGACAAAATCACCAACAACGAGGTGGCAGCAATAATCaacgcaacaataacaacaatgacTTTTTCCAACAGCCACGTGATCGACGTGATTCTGGACGCCACGCAGATGGTGCCTACAACAATCAACATCATGAAGTTCGTGCTGGCAACAATTACAGCAACCAACGTAACAACCATCAACGCAGCGGCGGTGGCGGTGGGGGCGGAGGCCAAAATCATGCTTGGACCATGCATCGCGGCAATCCTAATAATGGTAACAACATGATGCGCAACCGGGGCGGTGGACGTGGTCGTATGCAAAATCAA GGCTATCGACCAATGGGCGGTCTTGGTATGAATCAAAATAAGCCACGGAATCCGAAGAACACAATTAAATTCTTGCAAGATTTTGACTTTGAGCAAGCCAATGTTAAATTCGAGGAACTTCGTTCACAACTGTCCAAACTTAAGGTGGGCGAAGAACCCAAAACCGAGCAG atgAATGGCGAAACAGAAAAGAAGGACGATTCTGGTAATGAGACTGGTGCTGGAGAACATGAACCGGAGGAGGAGGAAATCACTGTGGGATATGATAAGACAAAGTCCTTCTTTGATAATATATCCTGCGAAGCAGCACAGGATCGTAGCAAGAACAAGAAAATTGACTGGCGTCAGGAACGCAAGTTGAATAGCGAAACATTTGGGGTCTCATCTACAAGACGTGGCGG TTACCGTGGCCGTGGCAGCTATTACAATCGTAACATGGGCTCTTATGGTGATAGATTCAATCGGAATCATCGTGGAGGAGGCAATTATCGTTACCGTTCCAGAAACCCAAATGCTGCCTCAAATAGTGGCAATGGCGGCACTTCTAATTCTAACACTGGAAACTCCGGTGCATCTAATAACACTAACAACGGTGCCAATACGGCCGAAGCACTGAAGAATCAGGTGCAACAACCGCAGCCATCAGCCATGGTGTCTGGTTCAACGCCAAATGCCACGAAATCGGCAACTGTGGAAAATAGCAACACACCTCAGCCAATCGCAGCTGGAGGATCTGGTAAGTAA
- the LOC128861399 gene encoding uncharacterized protein DDB_G0283357 isoform X3, with protein sequence MQVQLQNGQHMMPHFPMPNLNPPHAPPMSAVGGYGNPFGMGGLGIGGAGGGAPSLAPGAPAPYVLGGGNQQQQPPQPAPQPQQQQQPQQSKQQQQKQPNVLAGASRSTTPMSHVSQKSSSPDMLAKVDRERQRQNQHSNSGLAAGRDAGQKRQNHQQRGGSNNQRNNNNNDFFQQPRDRRDSGRHADGAYNNQHHEVRAGNNYSNQRNNHQRSGGGGGGGGQNHAWTMHRGNPNNGNNMMRNRGGGRGRMQNQGYRPMGGLGMNQNKPRNPKNTIKFLQDFDFEQANVKFEELRSQLSKLKVGEEPKTEQMNGETEKKDDSGNETGAGEHEPEEEEITVGYDKTKSFFDNISCEAAQDRSKNKKIDWRQERKLNSETFGVSSTRRGGYRGRGSYYNRNMGSYGDRFNRNHRGGGNYRYRSRNPNAASNSGNGGTSNSNTGNSGASNNTNNGANTAEALKNQVQQPQPSAMVSGSTPNATKSATVENSNTPQPIAAGGSGQ encoded by the exons ATGCAAGTGCAACTACAAAATGGTCAACATATGATGCCACATTTTCCTATGCCTAACTTGAACCCTCCTCATGCACCGCCAATGAGTGCAGTTGGCGGATATGGGAATCCGTTTGGCATGGGCGGATTAGGCATTGGTGGAGCAGGGGGTGGTGCCCCATCTCTGGCTCCAGGTGCACCGGCACCATATGTCTTGGGTGGTGGGAATCAGCAGCAACAACCGCCGCAACCAGCACCGcagccacaacaacagcaacagccgcAACAATcgaaacaacagcagcaaaaacaacCAA ACGTACTTGCTGGTGCATCGCGCTCTACGACGCCAATGAGCCATGTTTCACAGAAGAGCTCTTCGCCCGATATGCTCGCTAAGGTGGACCGAGAAAGGCAGCGTCAAAACCAACACTCGAATAGTGGACTTGCTGCTGGACGTGATGCTGGTCAAAAGAGACAAAATCACCAACAACGAGGTGGCAGCAATAATCaacgcaacaataacaacaatgacTTTTTCCAACAGCCACGTGATCGACGTGATTCTGGACGCCACGCAGATGGTGCCTACAACAATCAACATCATGAAGTTCGTGCTGGCAACAATTACAGCAACCAACGTAACAACCATCAACGCAGCGGCGGTGGCGGTGGGGGCGGAGGCCAAAATCATGCTTGGACCATGCATCGCGGCAATCCTAATAATGGTAACAACATGATGCGCAACCGGGGCGGTGGACGTGGTCGTATGCAAAATCAA GGCTATCGACCAATGGGCGGTCTTGGTATGAATCAAAATAAGCCACGGAATCCGAAGAACACAATTAAATTCTTGCAAGATTTTGACTTTGAGCAAGCCAATGTTAAATTCGAGGAACTTCGTTCACAACTGTCCAAACTTAAGGTGGGCGAAGAACCCAAAACCGAGCAG atgAATGGCGAAACAGAAAAGAAGGACGATTCTGGTAATGAGACTGGTGCTGGAGAACATGAACCGGAGGAGGAGGAAATCACTGTGGGATATGATAAGACAAAGTCCTTCTTTGATAATATATCCTGCGAAGCAGCACAGGATCGTAGCAAGAACAAGAAAATTGACTGGCGTCAGGAACGCAAGTTGAATAGCGAAACATTTGGGGTCTCATCTACAAGACGTGGCGG TTACCGTGGCCGTGGCAGCTATTACAATCGTAACATGGGCTCTTATGGTGATAGATTCAATCGGAATCATCGTGGAGGAGGCAATTATCGTTACCGTTCCAGAAACCCAAATGCTGCCTCAAATAGTGGCAATGGCGGCACTTCTAATTCTAACACTGGAAACTCCGGTGCATCTAATAACACTAACAACGGTGCCAATACGGCCGAAGCACTGAAGAATCAGGTGCAACAACCGCAGCCATCAGCCATGGTGTCTGGTTCAACGCCAAATGCCACGAAATCGGCAACTGTGGAAAATAGCAACACACCTCAGCCAATCGCAGCTGGAGGATCTG gCCAATAA